In the genome of Eschrichtius robustus isolate mEscRob2 chromosome 12, mEscRob2.pri, whole genome shotgun sequence, one region contains:
- the POMGNT2 gene encoding protein O-linked-mannose beta-1,4-N-acetylglucosaminyltransferase 2: MHLSAVLNALLVSVLAAVLWKHVRLREHAASLEEELALGSRAPEPAPAMRIDYAKALRILTEGGSHMVCTGRTHTDRLCRFKWLCYSSEAEEFIFFHGNASVMLPSLGSRRFQPALLDLSTVEDHNTQYFNFVELPAAALRFMPKPVFVPDVALIANRFNPDNLMHVFHDDLLPLFYTLRQFPGLAREARLFFMEGWGEGAHFDLYKLLSPKQPLLRAQLKALGRLLCFSHAFVGLSKITTWYQYGFVQPQGPKANILVSGNEIRQFARFLTEKLNVSHAGSPLGEEYLLVFSRTQDRLILNEAELLLALAREFQMKTLTVSLEDHAFADVVRLVSNASMLVSMHGAQLVTALFLPRGAAVVELFPYAVNPDHYTPYKTLATLPGMDLQYVAWRNMLPENTVTHPERPWDQGGITHLDRAEQARILQSREVPRHLCCRNPEWLFRIYQDTKVDIPSLIQTIRHVVKGRPGPRKQKWTVSLYPGKVREARCQASVQGASEARLTVSWKIPWNLKYLKVREVKYEVWLQEQGENTYVPYILALQNHTFTENIKPFTTYLVWVRCIFNKTLQGPFADVLVCNT, translated from the coding sequence ATGCACCTCTCGGCGGTGCTCAACGCCCTCCTGGTGTCGGTGCTGGCAGCCGTGCTGTGGAAGCACGTGCGGCTGCGCGAGCATGCGGCCtccctggaggaggagctggccCTCGGCAGCCGAGCCCCGGAGCCTGCCCCCGCGATGCGGATCGACTACGCGAAGGCCCTGCGGATCCTGACGGAGGGTGGCTCGCACATGGTGTGCACTGGCCGCACGCACACCGACCGCCTCTGCCGCTTCAAGTGGCTCTGCTACTCCAGCGAGGCCGAGGAGTTCATCTTCTTCCACGGCAACGCCTCCGTGATGCTGCCCAGCCTGGGCTCCCGGCGCTTCCAGCCGGCCCTGCTCGACCTGTCCACCGTGGAGGACCACAACACCCAGTACTTCAACTTCGTGGAGCTGCCGGCCGCCGCCCTGCGCTTCATGCCCAAGCCGGTGTTCGTGCCTGACGTGGCCCTCATCGCCAACCGCTTCAACCCTGACAACCTCATGCACGTCTTCCACGACGACCTGCTGCCCCTCTTCTACACCCTGCGGCAGTTCCCCGGCCTGGCCCGCGAGGCCCGGCTCTTCTTCATGGAGGGCTGGGGCGAGGGCGCCCACTTTGACCTCTACAAGCTGCTCAGCCCCAAGCAGCCCCTCCTTCGGGCGCAGCTGAAGGCCCTGGGCCGGCTGCTGTGCTTCTCCCACGCCTTCGTGGGCCTCTCCAAGATCACCACCTGGTACCAGTATGGCTTCGTCCAGCCCCAGGGCCCAAAGGCCAACATCCTCGTCTCGGGCAACGAGATCCGGCAGTTTGCCAGGTTCCTGACGGAAAAGCTGAACGTGAGCCACGCAGGCAGCCCCCTGGGCGAGGAGTACCTCCTGGTCTTCAGCCGCACCCAGGACAGACTCATTCTGAATGAGGCAGAGCTGCTGCTGGCACTGGCCCGGGAGTTTCAGATGAAGACCCTGACGGTGTCCCTGGAGGACCACGCCTTTGCAGACGTGGTGCGGCTGGTCAGCAATGCCTCCATGCTGGTCAGCATGCACGGGGCCCAGCTGGTCACTGCCCTCTTCCTGCCCCGCGGGGCAGCCGTGGTGGAGCTCTTTCCCTACGCCGTCAACCCTGACCATTACACCCCCTATAAGACACTGGCCACGCTGCCCGGCATGGACCTCCAGTACGTAGCCTGGCGGAACATGTTGCCAGAGAACACGGTCACGCACCCAGAGCGGCCCTGGGACCAGGGGGGCATCACCCACCTAGACCGGGCCGAGCAGGCCCGGATCCTGCAAAGCCGGGAGGTCCCGCGGCACCTCTGTTGCCGGAACCCTGAGTGGCTCTTCCGAATCTACCAGGACACCAAGGTGGACATCCCGTCGCTCATCCAAACCATACGGCATGTGGTGAAGGGCCGGCCGGGGCCGAGGAAGCAGAAGTGGACGGTCAGTCTGTACCCCGGCAAGGTGCGGGAGGCGCGGTGCCAGGCGTCGGTGCAGGGCGCCTCCGAGGCCCGCCTCACCGTCTCCTGGAAGATCCCGTGGAACCTCAAGTACCTGAAGGTGAGGGAGGTGAAGTATGAGGTGTGGCTCCAGGAGCAGGGGGAGAACACCTACGTGCCTTACATCCTGGCCCTGCAGAACCACACCTTCACCGAGAACATCAAGCCCTTCACTACCTACCTGGTGTGGGTCCGCTGCATCTTCAACAAGACCCTCCAGGGACCCTTTGCAGATGTGCTGGTGTGCAACACGTAG